One window of Leptotrichia sp. oral taxon 498 genomic DNA carries:
- a CDS encoding MarR family transcriptional regulator: MKKGILALLILFSFAAFAEKNHEKTAKLEKNSYCKVPKSHGDYKKINEKDSRVDIDFENCIFDGENYENVKIGILIQDKDKVENYLKKYKFMHLKAGKDLVNNNGNYFYNGTWAFTNDKSYPKDLIENKTPTVAPTNK, translated from the coding sequence ATGAAAAAAGGTATATTAGCATTATTAATCTTATTTTCTTTTGCAGCTTTTGCTGAAAAAAATCATGAAAAAACTGCAAAATTAGAAAAAAATTCTTATTGTAAAGTTCCAAAATCACATGGAGATTATAAAAAAATTAATGAAAAAGACAGCCGTGTGGACATCGACTTTGAAAACTGCATATTTGATGGCGAAAATTATGAAAATGTAAAAATTGGAATTTTAATTCAAGATAAAGATAAAGTTGAAAATTATTTAAAAAAATATAAATTTATGCACTTAAAAGCTGGAAAAGACCTAGTTAATAACAATGGTAACTATTTTTATAATGGTACTTGGGCTTTTACAAATGACAAATCATATCCAAAAGATTTAATAGAAAATAAAACTCCAACAGTCGCACCTACAAATAAATAA
- the hcp gene encoding hydroxylamine reductase yields the protein MNNMFCFQCQETSRNQGCTVMGVCGKNDEVSNLQDVLIFVVKGVALYSNKLRQNNKIYENVNEYLYRALFSTITNANFDGEEIKEYIYEGIKLRKFLAKELENTKILIDSKFEGSRLATFEFDESCDLVDLAHEIGVLRTENEDIRSLREIILYGLKGLSAYGFHALNLKFESNEIFDFFEKALIATEDNDLSAEKLTNLVFETGKFGVDVMALLDRANNSAFGTPEMTKVNIGVGKNPGILISGHDLKDIKELLEQTEGTGIDVYTHSEMLPAHYYPELKKYKHLVGNYGNAWYHQTTEFETFNGPVVFTTNCLVPPKKNATYNDRIFTLNATGLPGWKKLKTDENGKIDFSEVIELAKKCKSPTEIESGTITGGFAHGQVFALADKIVEAVKSGAIKKFIVMSGCDARQTTRKYYAEFAKKLPKDVVILTSGCAKFRYNKLNLGDIDGIPRVLDAGQCNDSYSWAVVALKLKEIFNANDINDLPIEFNIAWYEQKAVIVLLALLYLGIKNIHIGPTLPAFISKNVASLLNEQFGLTGITTVDNDLQIFFS from the coding sequence ATGAATAACATGTTTTGTTTTCAATGTCAGGAAACAAGTAGAAATCAAGGCTGTACAGTTATGGGAGTCTGTGGGAAAAATGACGAAGTTTCAAATTTACAAGATGTGCTTATTTTTGTTGTAAAAGGAGTTGCACTTTATTCAAACAAACTTAGACAAAATAATAAAATTTATGAAAATGTAAATGAATATTTATATCGTGCACTTTTTTCAACTATAACAAATGCGAATTTTGATGGAGAGGAAATCAAAGAATATATCTACGAAGGCATAAAATTAAGAAAATTTTTAGCAAAAGAATTGGAAAATACAAAAATTTTGATTGATTCTAAATTTGAAGGTTCAAGACTTGCCACTTTTGAGTTTGATGAAAGCTGTGACTTAGTAGATCTAGCCCATGAAATTGGAGTTTTGAGAACTGAAAATGAAGACATCCGTTCACTTCGGGAAATAATTTTATATGGACTAAAAGGGCTTTCTGCTTATGGTTTTCACGCACTAAACTTAAAATTTGAAAGTAACGAAATTTTTGACTTTTTTGAAAAAGCATTAATTGCGACTGAAGATAACGACTTGAGTGCTGAAAAACTTACAAACCTTGTCTTTGAAACTGGAAAATTTGGTGTAGATGTGATGGCACTTCTAGACAGAGCAAATAATTCAGCTTTTGGAACGCCTGAAATGACAAAAGTAAATATAGGAGTTGGAAAAAATCCTGGAATTTTGATTTCTGGACACGATTTAAAAGATATAAAAGAACTTTTAGAGCAAACTGAAGGAACTGGAATTGATGTTTACACACATTCAGAAATGTTGCCAGCTCACTACTATCCTGAATTAAAAAAATACAAGCATTTAGTTGGAAATTACGGAAATGCTTGGTATCATCAGACAACAGAATTTGAAACATTTAATGGACCTGTCGTATTTACTACAAATTGCTTAGTTCCGCCTAAGAAAAATGCTACTTACAACGACAGAATATTTACATTAAATGCAACAGGACTTCCAGGCTGGAAAAAATTGAAAACAGACGAAAATGGGAAAATTGACTTTAGTGAAGTTATAGAATTAGCAAAAAAATGTAAATCGCCAACCGAAATTGAAAGTGGAACAATCACAGGTGGATTTGCACATGGTCAGGTATTTGCCCTTGCTGATAAAATTGTCGAGGCAGTAAAATCAGGAGCAATTAAAAAATTTATAGTTATGAGCGGATGTGATGCAAGACAGACAACAAGAAAATATTATGCTGAATTTGCAAAAAAATTGCCAAAAGATGTGGTAATTTTAACATCAGGATGTGCAAAATTCAGATATAATAAATTAAATCTGGGAGATATTGACGGCATACCTAGAGTGCTTGATGCTGGACAATGTAACGATTCTTATTCTTGGGCAGTTGTGGCACTAAAATTAAAAGAAATTTTTAATGCAAACGATATAAATGACTTGCCAATCGAATTTAACATTGCATGGTATGAACAAAAAGCCGTAATTGTACTGCTTGCGTTACTTTACTTAGGAATTAAGAATATTCATATTGGTCCGACTTTACCAGCATTCATTTCTAAAAACGTTGCAAGTTTATTGAATGAACAATTTGGTCTGACTGGTATAACTACTGTTGATAATGATTTACAAATATTTTTTAGTTAA
- a CDS encoding UDP-N-acetylmuramoyl-L-alanyl-D-glutamate--2,6-diaminopimelate ligase — MYKIFENVDYEVFHEGETFEIKGIEYDSRKIENDFVFIAMIGSVVDGHEFIQSAIDKGAKMIVVEKMVNPERYENSKNITFVFISNIRKKLGIIASNFYDFPQNKIKIIGITGTNGKTTSSFILENILEKTARIGTTGNRILNENFPTVNTTPESLELIKLIDKSVKMGAKYFIMEVSSHALQIGRVDMLKFDSAIFTNLTQDHLDFHKTMENYFNAKKKIFTLLKSDGAGIINIDDKYGKIIFEENRGRNYISFSKNDKSADVYGEIINYTNDGMKIKINAKNYFEKISSISNESEYVVEVNLIGDYNLYNILGCVAGLLSMGIDIDYILEKLSNISSIPGRFETIKNDLEARIVVDFAHTDDGLLNIGKTLQKITDNRVITIFGAGGDRDHDKRPKMAKAAAKFSDFIILTSDNPRTENPISILAAIEKGLVQIDYPFDKYLIVADREKAIKRGLGMLQKGDSLLIAGKGHETYQIIGKEKIHFDDREIVKKYLKK, encoded by the coding sequence ATGTATAAAATTTTTGAAAATGTTGACTATGAAGTTTTTCACGAAGGGGAAACTTTTGAAATAAAAGGTATAGAATATGATTCCAGAAAAATAGAAAATGACTTCGTCTTTATCGCTATGATTGGAAGCGTTGTTGATGGACACGAATTTATTCAAAGTGCAATTGACAAAGGTGCAAAAATGATTGTCGTTGAAAAAATGGTAAATCCTGAAAGATATGAAAATTCAAAAAATATTACTTTTGTTTTCATCTCAAATATAAGAAAAAAATTAGGAATCATCGCTTCAAATTTTTATGACTTTCCACAAAATAAAATAAAAATAATCGGTATCACTGGAACAAACGGAAAAACTACATCAAGTTTCATTTTAGAAAATATTTTAGAAAAAACTGCTCGGATTGGAACAACTGGAAATCGTATTCTAAACGAAAATTTTCCAACTGTAAATACAACTCCAGAATCACTTGAATTAATAAAATTAATAGATAAAAGTGTAAAAATGGGTGCAAAATATTTTATAATGGAAGTGAGTTCCCATGCTCTTCAAATTGGACGAGTGGATATGTTAAAATTTGACAGTGCAATTTTTACGAATTTAACTCAAGACCACTTAGATTTTCACAAAACAATGGAAAACTATTTCAATGCCAAGAAAAAAATATTTACACTGTTAAAAAGTGATGGCGCTGGAATTATAAACATTGACGACAAATATGGAAAAATAATTTTTGAAGAAAATCGTGGAAGAAACTACATCTCATTTTCAAAAAATGATAAAAGTGCCGATGTTTACGGAGAAATTATCAATTACACAAATGACGGAATGAAAATAAAAATTAATGCTAAAAATTATTTCGAGAAAATTAGTTCTATTTCAAATGAATCTGAATATGTTGTGGAAGTGAACTTAATTGGAGATTACAATCTTTATAACATTTTAGGATGCGTTGCCGGTCTTTTATCAATGGGAATTGACATCGACTACATTTTAGAAAAATTATCAAATATTTCTTCAATTCCAGGAAGATTTGAAACTATTAAAAATGATTTGGAAGCTAGAATTGTTGTAGATTTCGCTCACACAGACGATGGGCTTTTAAATATTGGAAAAACTTTGCAAAAAATTACTGACAACAGAGTGATTACAATTTTTGGAGCGGGTGGAGACAGAGATCACGATAAAAGACCAAAAATGGCAAAAGCTGCTGCAAAATTTAGCGACTTTATAATTTTAACTTCTGACAATCCCAGAACAGAAAATCCAATTTCAATTTTAGCTGCAATTGAAAAAGGACTTGTTCAAATTGATTATCCATTTGATAAATATTTAATTGTCGCCGATAGGGAAAAAGCGATAAAAAGAGGACTAGGAATGCTTCAGAAAGGAGATAGCCTTTTAATCGCTGGAAAAGGGCACGAAACTTATCAAATAATTGGAAAAGAAAAAATTCATTTTGACGATAGAGAAATTGTAAAAAAATATTTAAAAAAATAA
- the pepT gene encoding peptidase T: MRYENLKERFFRYVKFETRSDENSASIPSTPSQIKFAKMLKRELEEIGLEDVSIDSTCFVNATLPANFDKKVPTIGFIAHMDTADFNARNVSPKVFENYDGNDLLLNENLKVILSPKEFPNLKNYIGKTLITTDGTTLLGADDKAGIVEIIEAMKFLIENPQIKHGKVKIAFGPDEEIGRGADNFDVKKFGADFAYTMDGGPVGELQYECFNAAQSTFKIKGKSVHPGTAKNKMINANVVAMEIADSFPEEEVPEKTEGYEGFYLLEKMTSNIEEGKMSYILRDHDREKFEAKKEFVKKVAKKINEKYGDKIVEVEIRDQYYNMREIIKNHMNVVEIAQKAMKNVGVKPVIEPIRGGTDGSKISFKGLPTPNIFAGGENFHGKYEFVALESMILATDVIVEIVKLNGEGK, from the coding sequence ATGAGATATGAAAATTTAAAAGAAAGATTTTTTAGATATGTGAAATTTGAAACAAGGTCAGATGAAAATAGCGCTTCAATTCCATCGACACCTTCACAAATCAAATTTGCCAAAATGCTAAAGCGTGAATTGGAAGAAATAGGACTAGAAGATGTCAGCATAGACAGCACCTGTTTTGTAAATGCAACTCTCCCAGCTAATTTTGATAAGAAAGTACCAACAATAGGATTCATTGCTCATATGGATACAGCAGATTTTAATGCAAGAAATGTAAGTCCAAAAGTTTTTGAAAATTATGACGGAAATGATCTTTTATTAAATGAAAATTTAAAAGTGATTTTGTCGCCAAAAGAATTTCCAAATTTGAAAAATTATATTGGAAAAACTTTGATTACGACTGATGGAACAACGCTTTTGGGAGCTGATGACAAAGCTGGAATTGTGGAAATCATTGAAGCAATGAAATTTTTGATTGAAAATCCACAGATTAAGCATGGAAAAGTGAAAATAGCCTTTGGTCCAGATGAAGAAATAGGTAGAGGCGCGGATAATTTTGATGTAAAAAAATTTGGTGCAGATTTTGCATATACAATGGATGGCGGACCAGTTGGAGAACTTCAATATGAATGTTTTAATGCGGCACAGTCAACTTTTAAAATAAAAGGAAAAAGTGTTCATCCAGGAACGGCAAAAAATAAAATGATTAATGCAAATGTTGTAGCAATGGAAATTGCAGATAGTTTTCCAGAAGAAGAAGTGCCAGAAAAAACAGAAGGTTATGAAGGCTTTTATTTGCTTGAAAAAATGACTTCAAACATTGAAGAAGGGAAAATGTCATATATTTTGCGTGATCACGATAGAGAAAAATTTGAAGCAAAAAAAGAATTTGTAAAAAAAGTTGCTAAAAAAATAAATGAAAAATATGGTGATAAAATTGTAGAAGTTGAGATAAGAGATCAATATTATAACATGCGAGAAATTATAAAAAATCATATGAATGTTGTAGAAATTGCTCAAAAAGCTATGAAAAATGTTGGAGTTAAGCCAGTGATTGAGCCAATTCGCGGGGGAACAGATGGTTCAAAAATCTCGTTTAAGGGTCTTCCAACTCCGAATATTTTTGCAGGTGGGGAAAATTTTCACGGAAAATATGAATTTGTTGCACTTGAAAGTATGATTTTGGCAACTGATGTGATTGTGGAAATTGTGAAGTTGAATGGAGAAGGGAAATAA
- the fabG gene encoding 3-oxoacyl-ACP reductase FabG, whose translation MFDLAGEVALVTGGAKGIGKGIAKALKQAGAKVIIGDIDKEKGEMTANELDGDFYYLDVINKEQVQYVVQSICEKYGKLSILCSNAGIFPQVTIENMTEEDWDKVQNINVKGAFLVIQATLKHMKKQNYGHIVLTSSITGDITGYPGWAHYGASKAAQLGFMRTAALEYAKYGITINAIQPGNILTDGLIEAGEEYMNKMKSVIPVNVLGKPEDIGYTAVFLASREAGFITGQRIVVDGGQILPETPDFQ comes from the coding sequence ATGTTTGATTTAGCAGGTGAGGTTGCTCTTGTTACAGGAGGAGCAAAGGGAATTGGAAAAGGAATTGCAAAAGCATTGAAACAGGCTGGGGCAAAGGTTATTATTGGAGATATTGATAAGGAAAAAGGGGAGATGACAGCAAATGAGCTGGATGGGGATTTTTACTATCTTGATGTTATAAATAAAGAACAAGTGCAGTATGTTGTTCAAAGCATTTGTGAAAAATATGGAAAATTGAGTATTCTTTGTTCAAATGCAGGAATTTTCCCGCAAGTGACTATTGAAAATATGACGGAAGAAGATTGGGATAAGGTTCAGAATATAAATGTAAAAGGAGCTTTTTTGGTAATACAAGCGACATTGAAACATATGAAAAAACAAAATTATGGACATATAGTATTAACATCTTCAATTACAGGTGATATTACTGGATATCCAGGATGGGCACATTATGGAGCGAGTAAAGCGGCTCAATTAGGATTTATGCGAACTGCAGCTTTAGAATATGCAAAATATGGAATTACAATTAATGCTATTCAACCAGGGAATATTTTGACAGATGGATTAATAGAAGCTGGAGAAGAATATATGAATAAAATGAAAAGTGTCATTCCAGTTAATGTTTTAGGAAAACCTGAAGATATTGGATATACAGCTGTTTTCTTGGCAAGTCGTGAAGCAGGATTTATTACAGGGCAAAGAATAGTTGTAGATGGTGGACAAATATTGCCAGAAACACCTGACTTTCAATAA
- the guaB gene encoding IMP dehydrogenase, translated as MSQKDKVVISEGLTFDDVLLIPQASEVAPNQVILKTKLTKNLELNVPILSAAMDTVTESKLAIAIAREGGIGFIHKNMTIERQAEEVARVKRYESGMITNPVTLRQDAILEDANKLMREYKISGLPVVDGEGNLKGIITNRDLKYREDLSSKVTEVMTKENLITAPVGTTLDEAKTILLQHRIEKLPIVEGTKLKGLITIKDIDNVINYPNAAKDSQGRLRVGAGVGVGPDSVRRVQALVEAGVDIIAVDSAHGHSKAVINKIKEIREAFPKLDIIGGNIVTKEAALDLIEAGVNAVKVGVGPGSICTTRVVSGVGVPQISAVMDVAEVCSEKGIGVIADGGIKLSGDVVKAIAAGADCVMLGGMLAGTDEAPGEEILYNGRKFKTYAGMGSLAAMKRGSKDRYFQLESATEKLVPEGIESMVPYKGALKDTVYQICGGLRSGMGYCGTPTIEDLKLNGKFVKITGAGLKESHPHDVIITKEAPNYNNSNK; from the coding sequence ATGAGTCAAAAAGATAAAGTTGTAATTTCTGAAGGATTGACATTTGACGATGTGCTTCTTATTCCGCAAGCGTCGGAAGTAGCGCCTAATCAAGTTATATTAAAGACAAAGTTGACTAAAAATTTGGAATTGAATGTGCCAATTTTAAGTGCAGCTATGGATACTGTAACAGAATCAAAACTTGCGATTGCTATTGCAAGAGAAGGTGGAATTGGGTTTATTCATAAAAATATGACCATTGAAAGACAAGCTGAAGAAGTGGCAAGAGTTAAAAGATATGAGAGCGGAATGATTACAAATCCTGTTACATTGCGGCAAGATGCCATTTTAGAAGATGCTAATAAACTTATGAGAGAATATAAAATTTCAGGACTTCCAGTAGTTGATGGCGAAGGAAATTTAAAAGGGATTATTACAAATAGAGATTTAAAATATAGAGAAGATTTGTCATCTAAAGTGACAGAAGTTATGACAAAAGAAAATTTAATAACAGCGCCAGTCGGAACTACATTGGATGAAGCAAAAACAATATTACTTCAACATAGAATTGAAAAATTGCCAATTGTAGAAGGAACAAAACTAAAAGGATTAATCACGATAAAAGATATTGACAATGTAATAAATTATCCAAATGCCGCAAAAGACAGTCAAGGACGACTTCGTGTGGGAGCTGGAGTTGGTGTTGGACCTGATTCTGTGAGAAGAGTTCAAGCTTTAGTTGAAGCTGGAGTTGATATAATTGCGGTGGATTCGGCTCATGGGCACTCAAAAGCGGTTATTAATAAAATTAAAGAAATTAGAGAAGCTTTTCCAAAATTGGACATTATCGGTGGAAATATTGTTACGAAGGAAGCCGCACTTGATTTGATTGAAGCTGGAGTAAATGCAGTAAAAGTTGGTGTTGGACCTGGCTCAATCTGTACGACGAGGGTTGTGTCAGGAGTAGGAGTTCCACAGATTTCAGCAGTTATGGACGTTGCTGAAGTTTGTAGTGAAAAAGGAATTGGAGTAATAGCAGATGGGGGAATTAAATTGTCTGGGGACGTGGTAAAAGCAATTGCCGCTGGAGCAGATTGTGTAATGCTTGGTGGAATGCTTGCTGGAACTGATGAAGCACCAGGAGAAGAAATTTTATATAACGGAAGAAAATTCAAAACTTATGCTGGAATGGGTTCGCTTGCAGCTATGAAAAGAGGAAGTAAGGACAGATATTTCCAATTGGAATCAGCCACAGAAAAATTAGTTCCAGAAGGAATAGAGTCAATGGTTCCATATAAAGGTGCATTAAAAGACACGGTTTATCAAATTTGTGGAGGACTTCGCTCAGGAATGGGGTATTGCGGAACTCCGACAATTGAAGATTTGAAATTGAATGGAAAATTTGTGAAAATTACAGGAGCAGGACTTAAAGAAAGTCATCCGCACGATGTAATTATTACAAAAGAAGCTCCAAATTACAATAATTCAAATAAATAA
- a CDS encoding viral A-type inclusion protein yields the protein MKKIKNLIIYSVMVFGMSSFVYSYEDYYEKVYIVKVSKGDIFKKLNVTKKQQKKLEKIFDKYQNKAKDIEKELITFEEKKEKIGKIEIQRYEEIAKILTNEQLEEYNSYINSKKQSFNEKIDRIKKLEDNVSLSNEQKAKVLKFERDFKRNVEKLKNDRLSVEMFTQKYEELKQKRNEQIRSVLTDEQSKYFSEN from the coding sequence ATGAAAAAAATAAAAAATTTGATTATTTATTCAGTGATGGTTTTTGGAATGAGCAGTTTTGTTTATTCTTATGAAGATTATTATGAAAAAGTTTACATTGTAAAAGTATCCAAAGGCGATATTTTTAAGAAGTTGAATGTGACAAAAAAACAACAGAAAAAATTAGAAAAAATATTTGATAAATATCAAAATAAAGCAAAAGATATTGAAAAAGAATTAATAACATTTGAAGAAAAAAAAGAAAAAATTGGAAAAATTGAAATACAAAGATACGAAGAAATTGCAAAAATTCTGACAAATGAGCAGTTAGAAGAATATAATTCTTATATAAATTCAAAAAAACAGTCTTTTAACGAAAAAATTGACAGAATAAAAAAACTTGAAGATAATGTGAGTTTGTCTAATGAACAAAAAGCAAAGGTACTAAAATTTGAGCGTGATTTTAAAAGAAACGTAGAAAAATTAAAAAATGATAGATTGAGTGTAGAAATGTTTACACAAAAATATGAAGAATTAAAACAAAAAAGAAATGAACAAATTCGTTCAGTTTTGACAGATGAACAAAGTAAATATTTTAGTGAAAATTAA
- a CDS encoding cupin domain-containing protein: MVGNVKNEIGVLFSKDNFMLIKKKLKKDEKIEKHNHENEEIIFTVLKGKVEVFLNEKENHILVPGEILQFDGINFISAVAIEDSEFSVTLIKK, encoded by the coding sequence ATGGTTGGAAATGTAAAAAACGAAATTGGAGTATTATTTTCAAAAGATAATTTTATGTTGATTAAGAAAAAACTAAAAAAAGATGAGAAAATTGAAAAACATAATCACGAAAACGAAGAGATTATTTTTACGGTTCTAAAAGGAAAAGTGGAAGTGTTTTTAAATGAAAAAGAAAATCATATTTTAGTGCCAGGAGAAATTCTACAATTTGATGGAATAAACTTTATAAGTGCAGTTGCAATAGAAGATTCTGAATTTAGCGTCACGCTTATAAAAAAATAG